In Thalassoglobus sp. JC818, a single genomic region encodes these proteins:
- a CDS encoding phytanoyl-CoA dioxygenase family protein, with product MNADKTNFQILPGQDELDSMDRDLKFHPSTVQNPSRLTADQVEHFNENGFVRPIPIFDDAEVTKMRSYFDDLLNKVIASGGDSYSISSAHLKYGNVYDILTDSRIVEAVSDILGENVVGWGSHFFCKMPGDGKAVAWHQDASYWPLSPSKAVTVWLAIDDADIENACMKFIGGSHHSGHLTYRPSAPGDHNVLNQTVENPEQYGDVVYDELKAGEISIHSDLLLHGSEANMSDRRRCGLTLRYASTDVVAGLGWNEKGVLVRGSDPAGNWSNRNRPTED from the coding sequence ATGAACGCCGACAAAACCAACTTTCAAATTCTGCCTGGCCAGGACGAGCTCGACTCGATGGATCGGGATCTCAAGTTTCATCCCAGCACGGTCCAGAATCCGTCACGGCTGACTGCGGATCAAGTCGAACACTTCAATGAGAACGGCTTCGTTCGGCCGATTCCGATTTTTGATGACGCGGAAGTCACCAAAATGAGGAGTTACTTCGATGACCTTCTGAATAAAGTCATCGCATCCGGCGGGGACAGCTATTCCATCAGTTCCGCCCACCTGAAGTATGGAAACGTTTACGACATCCTGACGGACAGCCGAATTGTGGAAGCTGTCAGCGACATCCTCGGGGAGAATGTTGTCGGCTGGGGCTCTCACTTCTTTTGCAAAATGCCCGGAGACGGGAAAGCAGTCGCTTGGCATCAAGATGCGAGCTATTGGCCGCTCAGCCCATCCAAAGCTGTGACAGTCTGGCTAGCGATCGATGATGCGGATATCGAAAACGCCTGCATGAAATTCATCGGCGGAAGTCACCACTCCGGACATCTGACCTACCGGCCAAGTGCGCCCGGCGACCACAACGTCCTGAACCAAACCGTCGAGAATCCGGAGCAATACGGCGACGTTGTTTACGACGAGCTGAAAGCGGGCGAAATCTCAATTCACTCCGATCTGCTGCTCCATGGATCCGAAGCGAACATGAGCGATCGTCGCCGATGTGGACTGACGCTTCGGTACGCTTCAACGGACGTCGTCGCTGGTCTGGGATGGAACGAGAAGGGCGTTCTCGTTCGAGGTTCCGACCCTGCAGGCAACTGGTCGAATCGGAATCGACCGACTGAAGACTAG
- a CDS encoding HRDC domain-containing protein codes for MSLLTSQPEFERLCERIRKAGLVAFDTEFVSESYYRPKLCLLQFAVDDVICAVDPLRVDNLTSWWDIMIDDETTVVVHGGREEIRFCQFATNDRPRKLVDTQIAEGLRSRGYPLSHTNLVSRVLGKNVKHGKETRTDWERRPLLDRQLSYALDDVRYLREIWQTQAESLEAAGRLNWALSEFERFVQTIIGEEDRDGWLKLPGYSRLSRRDMGTARDLFLWRDRLAEIENKPARRVLRDDLLVDVAKRHPKTVKELNMVRDMNRRDYQRHAKDIVDVVKESLESPDEDLPVSTRNTSYPSQDEVLARILGLALANRCQELGFSMPLVGTSADLKELVRWHVFDKRQGPTPKLFDGWRGEVCGSILIDVLDGNVTLRVADPTSENPLSFDVDR; via the coding sequence GTGTCATTGCTGACTTCACAACCAGAATTTGAAAGACTTTGCGAACGAATTCGAAAAGCAGGTCTCGTTGCATTCGATACCGAATTCGTCTCCGAATCGTACTATCGACCGAAGCTCTGCCTGCTCCAATTCGCAGTCGATGACGTCATTTGTGCCGTCGATCCCTTGCGCGTCGACAATCTGACGTCCTGGTGGGACATCATGATTGATGACGAAACCACCGTAGTGGTGCATGGCGGACGCGAAGAGATTCGTTTTTGTCAGTTCGCGACAAACGATCGACCGCGCAAACTGGTCGATACGCAGATTGCTGAGGGCCTTCGCTCACGTGGGTATCCGCTGTCTCACACGAATCTCGTTTCGAGAGTGCTCGGAAAGAACGTGAAGCACGGGAAGGAGACACGCACGGACTGGGAACGTCGTCCGCTGCTGGACAGACAGCTTAGTTATGCTCTCGATGACGTACGCTATTTGCGAGAAATCTGGCAGACGCAAGCTGAGTCATTGGAAGCGGCCGGTCGCTTGAACTGGGCGTTGAGCGAATTCGAGAGATTCGTCCAAACCATCATCGGGGAAGAAGATCGTGACGGTTGGCTAAAGCTTCCCGGGTATTCGCGGCTCAGTCGGCGCGATATGGGAACCGCTCGCGATTTGTTTCTTTGGCGTGACAGACTCGCTGAAATTGAAAACAAACCCGCCCGCAGAGTTCTAAGAGATGATCTGTTGGTCGACGTCGCCAAGCGTCATCCAAAGACGGTCAAAGAACTCAACATGGTTCGCGACATGAACCGGCGAGATTATCAGCGTCACGCAAAAGATATTGTCGACGTTGTGAAAGAATCGCTGGAGAGCCCTGACGAGGATCTTCCGGTCTCAACCAGGAACACCAGCTACCCGTCGCAAGACGAAGTGCTGGCTCGAATCCTGGGACTGGCGCTGGCAAACCGTTGCCAGGAACTCGGCTTTTCCATGCCGCTTGTCGGGACAAGTGCGGATCTCAAAGAATTGGTTCGCTGGCACGTCTTCGATAAGCGACAGGGACCAACTCCTAAACTCTTCGATGGATGGCGCGGAGAAGTCTGCGGAAGCATTCTCATCGACGTGCTCGATGGAAACGTGACCCTTCGCGTCGCTGATCCAACGTCAGAGAATCCGCTCAGCTTCGACGTCGATCGATAA
- a CDS encoding NAD(P)/FAD-dependent oxidoreductase yields the protein MPDVSKGSSRSECQKSYDVVVIGAGLAGLEVTRRLAQLGRIVLLVDAKQDLRQRVHTTGIFVRRSLEDFSFPDELLGPPIRDVSLYSPSGKSFSIQSPHCEFRVGKMGQLYSRMLEDCQSEGAQVRLGTRFSGIELSPSECLKAVSSDEGYDIALQSANITDRIRTRFLIGADGVDSRVARALNLSQNKRMIAGVEKVFESISNCEAPRMHCLIDPRLAPGYLAWVVDDGEEVHVGVGGNPQRFSPVQALEEFESWNRRWMGVPCGRLIEKRGGRIPVGGLLPQIGSPRGLLVGDASGAVSPLTAGGLDPCLRLSQFAAGVVDDLLDGNLNDITKLYHSRIWKRRFLKRKMLRTILESIRSRSMIDFGWLLLQTSLGRAFTQRIFFGRGSFPDSPFHRITNEDSQKLVTAFPGQLRGMDLGR from the coding sequence ATGCCTGACGTATCCAAGGGATCTTCAAGATCGGAGTGCCAGAAATCCTATGACGTGGTCGTGATCGGGGCTGGGCTCGCTGGGCTGGAAGTCACGCGAAGGCTGGCCCAACTGGGACGAATTGTGTTACTGGTTGACGCGAAACAAGACCTTCGCCAACGGGTCCACACGACCGGGATTTTTGTCCGCAGGTCCCTCGAAGATTTTTCGTTCCCCGACGAACTGCTCGGCCCGCCGATTCGGGACGTCTCGCTTTATTCTCCGAGTGGAAAGTCCTTCTCCATTCAAAGCCCGCACTGTGAGTTTCGAGTCGGGAAAATGGGGCAACTCTATTCCAGGATGCTCGAAGACTGTCAAAGCGAAGGTGCCCAAGTCCGTTTAGGGACGAGATTCTCCGGCATCGAGTTATCGCCTTCGGAATGTCTCAAGGCAGTCTCAAGTGACGAGGGCTACGACATCGCTCTTCAGTCTGCCAACATAACCGATCGCATCCGCACGCGATTTTTGATCGGGGCAGATGGCGTCGACTCCCGAGTCGCTCGGGCTCTGAATTTAAGCCAGAACAAGCGCATGATCGCTGGCGTGGAGAAGGTCTTTGAGAGCATAAGTAACTGCGAAGCTCCGAGAATGCATTGCCTGATCGATCCCAGACTTGCACCGGGGTATCTGGCCTGGGTGGTCGACGATGGTGAAGAAGTCCACGTGGGGGTTGGTGGGAACCCTCAACGATTCTCCCCGGTTCAGGCACTCGAGGAGTTCGAATCATGGAATCGGCGCTGGATGGGCGTACCCTGTGGTCGCTTAATTGAAAAGCGTGGCGGGCGCATCCCAGTCGGCGGGCTCTTGCCGCAAATCGGTAGTCCCCGCGGCCTGCTCGTTGGAGATGCTTCCGGAGCGGTCTCTCCTCTCACAGCTGGAGGGCTTGACCCGTGCCTTCGACTGTCGCAGTTTGCAGCGGGTGTTGTCGATGATCTGCTCGATGGAAACCTCAATGACATTACCAAGTTGTATCACTCTCGGATCTGGAAGCGACGCTTTTTGAAACGAAAGATGTTGAGAACGATTCTGGAATCAATTCGCAGCCGTTCGATGATAGATTTCGGTTGGTTACTACTGCAAACTTCTCTGGGGAGAGCCTTCACGCAACGAATTTTCTTCGGTCGCGGTTCTTTCCCGGATTCGCCTTTCCATCGAATCACAAACGAAGATTCTCAGAAATTGGTCACGGCATTTCCGGGACAGCTGCGGGGAATGGATCTGGGAAGATGA
- a CDS encoding transcriptional regulator, which translates to MTESGRFAFEGLDRMIHERARLGIMTSLMMSPDGIPFPELKELCDLTDGNLSRHLKVLTEGGLIELNKSGSGRTKQTLVQMTSYGREQFLSYLSELKSVVEEASTAAEHFPNTTKVQPIPGV; encoded by the coding sequence ATGACTGAGTCAGGAAGATTTGCGTTTGAGGGGCTTGACCGCATGATCCATGAGCGAGCACGCTTGGGGATCATGACCTCACTCATGATGTCCCCCGATGGAATTCCGTTTCCTGAGTTGAAGGAACTGTGCGATCTGACTGATGGAAACCTGAGTCGGCATCTCAAGGTTCTCACGGAAGGTGGGCTGATTGAATTGAATAAGAGCGGCTCGGGCCGAACGAAACAGACACTCGTGCAAATGACGTCATATGGACGCGAGCAATTCTTAAGCTACCTCTCAGAGTTGAAGAGTGTTGTTGAGGAAGCTTCCACCGCCGCTGAGCATTTTCCCAACACGACGAAAGTCCAACCAATCCCGGGGGTTTAA
- a CDS encoding CPBP family glutamic-type intramembrane protease: MLVTKQNNQNSEACYWSMAREPWPSTLFILPMLLVYEMGVVFHSSLAAHRNGADLWIRQVGNEVGWGAPFLVPILAPLCLLSWQLIAHRSWSCKLETILGMLAESLIFAMVLIFLGQLLALSFPMDISGEPEEAVTATTQLIAFLGAGLYEEMIFRMMLIPVVFIGLRLCRVPRLFSLILAIVASSWMFATAHYVGPLSMFSPQVLLNTTQTIVDNPDFWFSYVFRLIAGGLFGVVFCLRGFGIAVGSHVLYDVFVGIILMSAL, encoded by the coding sequence ATGCTAGTAACCAAGCAAAACAATCAGAATTCGGAGGCCTGTTACTGGTCGATGGCGCGAGAACCGTGGCCTTCGACGCTGTTCATTCTCCCAATGCTTCTCGTTTACGAAATGGGAGTCGTCTTCCACTCCAGTCTGGCTGCTCATCGTAACGGCGCTGACCTTTGGATTCGTCAAGTCGGGAATGAGGTGGGATGGGGGGCGCCGTTCCTCGTACCCATTCTCGCTCCGCTCTGCCTGTTGTCCTGGCAACTCATCGCTCACCGATCATGGAGTTGTAAGCTGGAAACAATTCTCGGGATGCTGGCAGAGAGCCTGATCTTTGCGATGGTGCTCATCTTCCTCGGACAGCTTCTGGCACTCTCTTTTCCGATGGATATCAGCGGCGAACCGGAGGAAGCAGTCACTGCGACGACTCAGCTGATTGCGTTTCTCGGGGCGGGGCTGTACGAGGAAATGATTTTCCGGATGATGCTGATTCCGGTTGTCTTCATCGGGCTGCGTTTGTGCCGCGTTCCGCGTCTCTTCTCATTGATCCTGGCAATTGTTGCTTCAAGCTGGATGTTCGCAACGGCACACTACGTCGGGCCACTTTCGATGTTTTCGCCACAAGTGTTGTTGAACACAACTCAGACCATCGTCGACAATCCCGACTTCTGGTTCAGCTACGTCTTTCGATTGATCGCCGGTGGGCTGTTTGGAGTCGTTTTCTGTCTTCGAGGTTTTGGAATCGCGGTCGGCAGCCACGTTTTGTACGACGTGTTTGTGGGGATCATCCTAATGAGTGCTCTTTAG
- the epsC gene encoding serine O-acetyltransferase EpsC yields the protein MAADFRLKEQLHTLTDRIVESYQEIGRINHLGHCPLPSSAIVVEIIDDLKELLYPGYRRRQTLHMGNVTYFVGDLIDSLHDKLTQQFARALRYEYDLKYGKDCDRRKLMDFEARGQQEAIKFLESIPSLRHLLVTDVEAAYDGDPAASGLDEIIFCYPGLEAVTVHRIAHQLYRQGIPLIPRIMSEWSHNQTGIDIHPGAQIGPSFFIDHGTGVVIGETCEIGTKVKIYQGVTLGALSFAKDSDGNLVRGTKRHPTIEDGVVIYANATILGGETVVGTNSVIGASVWLTKSVPPNTVVTIETPSLRLREAS from the coding sequence ATGGCTGCCGATTTTCGCCTCAAAGAACAACTGCACACACTGACCGACCGAATCGTCGAGAGCTATCAAGAAATCGGGAGAATCAATCATCTCGGTCATTGCCCGCTCCCCAGCTCGGCGATCGTCGTCGAAATCATCGATGACTTAAAAGAACTTCTCTATCCCGGCTATCGCCGCCGACAGACTCTTCACATGGGAAATGTGACCTATTTCGTCGGCGACTTGATCGATTCTCTGCATGACAAGCTGACCCAACAGTTTGCTCGAGCCTTGCGTTATGAATATGACCTGAAGTACGGAAAAGACTGTGATCGACGCAAGCTGATGGACTTCGAAGCCCGCGGCCAGCAGGAAGCGATCAAGTTTCTTGAATCGATTCCAAGCTTGCGACATCTGCTCGTGACGGATGTTGAAGCAGCTTATGATGGTGACCCAGCTGCAAGTGGACTGGACGAAATTATCTTCTGCTACCCCGGCCTCGAAGCCGTCACGGTGCACCGCATCGCCCATCAACTCTACCGGCAAGGCATTCCGCTCATCCCCCGGATTATGTCAGAGTGGTCGCACAACCAGACCGGAATTGATATTCATCCCGGAGCTCAGATCGGTCCATCATTCTTCATAGATCATGGAACGGGAGTCGTGATTGGCGAAACATGTGAGATTGGAACCAAGGTCAAAATTTACCAAGGTGTGACTCTCGGGGCGTTGAGTTTTGCCAAAGACAGCGACGGAAACCTTGTTCGTGGCACAAAGCGTCACCCAACAATCGAAGATGGAGTGGTGATTTATGCCAATGCGACCATCCTCGGCGGCGAAACGGTTGTCGGAACCAATTCGGTAATCGGAGCGAGTGTCTGGCTGACGAAAAGCGTCCCGCCCAATACCGTCGTCACCATCGAAACACCATCACTTCGCCTCCGCGAAGCGAGTTAG
- a CDS encoding UvrB/UvrC motif-containing protein produces the protein MKKCLRCTKQATLHITELKSGKSVSVHLCEQCAKDYLSTVEVGGIPDDIDDPLSIGGVGSIESDTPEEREQACPHCGMTFKLFRSQGRLGCPNCYELFHNQLIPILESIHHGETQHVGKFPPKVSDDRRQHYELIRLKNELKSAIDDERYELAARLRDQIQTIESDSPSPESTS, from the coding sequence ATGAAGAAATGTCTACGATGCACAAAACAGGCGACCCTTCATATCACCGAACTGAAGAGCGGAAAATCTGTTTCCGTTCATCTCTGCGAACAATGTGCGAAAGACTATCTCAGCACCGTTGAAGTTGGGGGAATTCCCGATGACATCGATGATCCTCTGTCAATCGGCGGAGTCGGATCAATCGAGTCGGATACGCCTGAAGAGCGAGAACAGGCGTGTCCGCACTGCGGAATGACATTCAAACTCTTCCGCAGCCAGGGACGTCTTGGATGTCCAAATTGCTATGAATTGTTCCACAACCAACTCATTCCGATTCTGGAGAGCATTCATCACGGCGAAACGCAGCATGTTGGAAAGTTTCCGCCGAAGGTCTCCGATGATCGCCGTCAGCACTACGAGCTGATTCGTTTGAAGAACGAACTCAAATCAGCCATCGACGATGAACGCTACGAACTCGCCGCTCGATTGCGGGACCAGATCCAAACCATCGAAAGTGATTCCCCGTCTCCAGAGAGCACTTCGTAG
- the trpE gene encoding anthranilate synthase component I yields the protein MHHTPTFEEFRSSQFHSKLIPVFRKLYSDTLTPVTAFCKANWSREAFLFESVVGGEKVGRYSFLGGNPYLRLEAYGNELEVTQDGVTERQTVSDPLATLAEMIENYPSEHHHGLPRFVGGAVGYAGYDVVRYSEDLPSPPEDDRQLPDLSFAFYESMIIFDHIEKTIIVVAHARTDTDDLKTEYEQACSRVDELCHRLQQPLGTLAVPDVISKVDPVSNWVSNFSEAEYCEAVEKCKSYIRAGDIFQVVLSQRLELETSVAPLDVYRALRVVNPSPFMFLLQTPKTTLVGSSPEIMVRVEDRETTIRPLAGTRKRGETEAEDQALAEELVADPKERAEHVMLVDLARNDVGRIADYGTVSLSDVMVVERYSHVMHITSNVKGHLRDGLTSLDALRAGLPAGTVSGAPKVRAMEIIDELERHRRGPYAGAVGYIDFTGNMDTCIALRTLVMTGNKAYVQAGAGIVADSVPEAEYQETLNKARGLLTAIALAEAIQESEE from the coding sequence ATGCATCATACGCCGACTTTCGAAGAGTTCCGCTCGAGTCAGTTTCATTCCAAGCTGATCCCGGTTTTCCGAAAGCTCTACAGTGACACACTCACGCCAGTCACTGCATTCTGTAAGGCAAACTGGTCGCGTGAAGCGTTTCTGTTTGAGAGCGTTGTGGGTGGCGAAAAGGTTGGCCGCTACAGCTTTCTCGGAGGGAATCCGTACTTACGGCTCGAAGCATACGGCAATGAACTTGAGGTGACTCAAGATGGCGTTACCGAACGACAAACTGTTTCGGACCCGTTGGCGACGCTCGCGGAGATGATCGAAAACTACCCGTCCGAGCATCATCATGGGCTTCCGCGATTCGTGGGTGGGGCCGTTGGTTATGCTGGCTATGATGTGGTGAGGTACAGCGAAGACCTGCCTTCGCCGCCGGAAGACGACCGACAGCTTCCCGATCTGTCATTCGCGTTCTATGAGTCGATGATCATTTTTGATCACATAGAGAAAACGATTATCGTCGTCGCTCATGCTCGAACGGACACCGACGACCTCAAAACGGAATACGAGCAAGCGTGTTCACGAGTCGACGAACTGTGTCATCGGCTGCAGCAGCCTCTCGGAACTCTGGCCGTACCTGATGTGATTTCGAAAGTTGATCCGGTTTCGAACTGGGTTTCCAACTTTTCTGAAGCTGAGTACTGCGAAGCGGTCGAAAAGTGTAAATCTTACATTCGAGCTGGCGACATCTTTCAGGTGGTGCTCAGTCAAAGACTCGAGTTGGAAACGAGTGTTGCGCCGCTGGATGTTTACCGGGCATTAAGGGTCGTCAATCCCAGCCCGTTCATGTTTCTGCTTCAGACGCCGAAGACAACACTGGTCGGAAGCTCCCCTGAGATTATGGTCCGGGTCGAAGATCGTGAGACCACAATCCGTCCGCTGGCTGGGACTCGCAAGCGAGGTGAAACCGAGGCAGAAGATCAGGCGCTTGCGGAAGAACTTGTCGCAGATCCTAAAGAACGTGCCGAACACGTAATGCTGGTGGACCTTGCGAGAAACGACGTGGGGCGAATCGCTGACTACGGGACTGTCAGTCTCAGCGATGTGATGGTTGTCGAGCGATACAGCCATGTGATGCACATCACTTCGAATGTGAAGGGGCATTTGCGAGACGGGCTGACAAGCCTCGACGCTCTCCGGGCTGGGCTCCCAGCTGGAACGGTTTCCGGTGCTCCGAAAGTTCGAGCGATGGAAATCATCGATGAGCTCGAACGACATCGACGCGGACCTTATGCCGGAGCGGTTGGCTACATCGATTTCACAGGGAATATGGATACCTGTATTGCACTGCGTACGCTCGTGATGACCGGAAACAAGGCGTATGTGCAAGCTGGTGCGGGGATTGTGGCTGACAGCGTGCCGGAAGCGGAGTATCAGGAGACGCTGAACAAAGCCCGGGGACTGCTGACGGCAATCGCTCTCGCTGAGGCAATTCAAGAGAGTGAAGAGTAG
- a CDS encoding carboxymuconolactone decarboxylase family protein — MKRNVLLTQCLGLVFLACPVEAEVITTPRPIPATRPAMKELLEDMKVRPYRFPLPELTAEDRENLGDRADSYESRLKYHYLPYQEERGPATSSRSGSTAGSERSTSRSSRGNSDENMTLSYPFKTMLFWVVSRTNNCQYCLGHQEQKLAATGMTEDQVAALDADWSQYSPAEQTAFAYARKLTYEPHLLNDQDFEALREHYSDLQILEMTMSIARNNATNRWKEGTGIPQSSSGIRFFAAADGTVPSGSALPIESYLTPTSQEFQNVISQVAPLHLDKSGQPTGRGVHHRPDLEAPSVLREKLLAAKERSPRLSVMDEEAARTALGEYAPEGELPLWVRLVATFPNASQRRMEAILQLDKPAEVEGDLTPLMKAQVRWIVARQDRAWYVVAQAEKRLKELGQAEAEIEALDHNWEEFSDADRSLFTFAQKQAMTPIAVTDADAAHALETNSPRSVVQLIDFVTGCVYLNRVTEAANLPAIGD, encoded by the coding sequence ATGAAAAGAAATGTCCTGCTAACCCAGTGTCTCGGATTAGTCTTTCTGGCTTGCCCAGTTGAGGCAGAGGTGATCACCACACCGCGACCAATCCCAGCGACTCGACCTGCGATGAAGGAGTTGTTGGAAGACATGAAGGTTCGTCCCTATCGATTCCCACTACCGGAGTTGACGGCTGAGGATCGAGAAAACCTCGGCGACCGAGCTGATAGTTATGAGAGTCGCTTGAAGTACCACTACCTTCCGTATCAGGAGGAACGAGGACCAGCAACTTCAAGTCGTAGCGGCTCCACAGCGGGAAGTGAGAGATCGACTTCTCGGTCTTCGCGTGGAAACTCAGATGAGAATATGACTCTCTCTTATCCGTTCAAAACGATGTTGTTCTGGGTCGTTTCGCGAACGAATAACTGCCAATACTGCCTCGGACATCAAGAGCAAAAACTAGCGGCAACTGGAATGACTGAAGATCAAGTCGCAGCCTTGGATGCAGACTGGTCTCAATACTCACCCGCAGAGCAGACTGCATTTGCGTACGCTCGCAAGCTGACCTATGAGCCTCACTTGCTCAACGATCAAGACTTCGAGGCATTGCGGGAACACTATTCGGATCTTCAGATTCTGGAGATGACGATGTCGATCGCGAGAAACAACGCGACGAATCGGTGGAAAGAGGGAACCGGAATTCCGCAGTCTTCGAGTGGGATTCGTTTTTTCGCTGCCGCTGATGGTACGGTTCCAAGTGGCTCTGCGTTGCCAATTGAAAGCTATCTAACTCCGACATCGCAGGAGTTTCAGAATGTTATTTCACAAGTTGCTCCGCTCCATCTGGACAAATCAGGTCAGCCTACAGGCCGGGGCGTTCACCATCGTCCTGATCTGGAAGCTCCGTCGGTTCTTCGCGAAAAGCTACTCGCTGCGAAAGAGCGAAGTCCAAGACTTTCGGTAATGGATGAAGAAGCTGCACGAACTGCACTCGGTGAATACGCTCCCGAGGGAGAGTTGCCACTTTGGGTGCGACTCGTAGCAACTTTCCCGAATGCGAGTCAGCGACGAATGGAAGCAATCCTTCAACTCGACAAGCCAGCCGAAGTTGAGGGAGATCTTACTCCGCTCATGAAAGCACAAGTTCGATGGATCGTGGCTCGCCAAGATCGAGCCTGGTACGTCGTGGCACAGGCGGAAAAGCGATTGAAGGAACTGGGACAGGCAGAGGCAGAGATCGAAGCTCTCGATCACAACTGGGAAGAATTTAGCGACGCCGATCGCTCGCTGTTTACGTTTGCTCAGAAGCAGGCAATGACACCGATCGCAGTGACCGACGCCGATGCTGCTCATGCTCTAGAAACGAACAGTCCGCGCTCAGTCGTGCAACTCATCGATTTTGTCACCGGTTGTGTGTATCTCAATCGGGTAACGGAAGCGGCAAATCTTCCAGCGATCGGAGATTGA
- a CDS encoding DUF1559 domain-containing protein yields the protein MKRSRGFTLIELLVVIAIIAILIALLLPAVQQAREAARRTQCKNNLKQLGLAMHNYHDTIGCLPPGAGGNRFSPHAHILPYIDQAPLFQTIDFNVLPTHANNAGPFAVNLPAFRCPSDPDSLPQDAGGRNNYWTNNGTGVLNGYPSSDSSNPNFGMPIPNGVFFNSSRTKFRDIVDGASNTAMMAEKMLGDGSNGISTPQTDTYQPGTYPSNADEAYQFCLDVDVDDLSMQGVSNIGVPWILADNDATYYYHSQPPNGRSCRYPPGRMAAAANSRHIGGVHVLLCDGSARFVSSSIDLGVWRAIGTRNGNETVAEF from the coding sequence ATGAAGCGTTCTCGAGGTTTTACCTTGATAGAGTTGCTCGTAGTGATCGCGATAATTGCGATTCTCATTGCATTGTTGCTCCCAGCTGTGCAACAGGCTCGCGAGGCAGCTCGAAGAACTCAGTGTAAGAACAACTTGAAACAACTTGGGCTGGCGATGCACAACTATCACGACACCATCGGGTGTCTTCCGCCTGGTGCGGGTGGGAATCGTTTTTCGCCCCATGCCCATATCTTGCCCTACATCGATCAGGCTCCGCTGTTTCAAACGATTGATTTCAATGTCCTGCCGACTCACGCCAATAACGCCGGTCCTTTCGCGGTAAACCTTCCGGCGTTTCGTTGTCCGTCCGATCCTGACAGCCTGCCGCAGGACGCTGGTGGAAGAAACAACTACTGGACGAACAACGGGACAGGTGTTCTTAATGGGTATCCATCTTCAGACTCTTCGAATCCAAATTTCGGCATGCCAATTCCGAACGGTGTCTTCTTCAACTCGAGTCGAACCAAGTTTCGCGACATCGTCGATGGCGCCAGTAATACCGCGATGATGGCGGAGAAAATGTTGGGAGACGGAAGCAACGGAATCTCGACTCCGCAGACGGACACCTATCAGCCAGGGACTTATCCCAGCAACGCTGACGAAGCTTATCAATTTTGCCTGGACGTCGATGTCGATGACCTCTCCATGCAGGGAGTCTCCAATATCGGTGTCCCCTGGATTCTGGCCGACAATGACGCGACCTACTACTACCATTCGCAACCCCCAAATGGTCGATCGTGTCGCTATCCTCCGGGCCGAATGGCAGCAGCGGCAAACAGTCGTCACATCGGTGGGGTGCATGTTCTGTTGTGCGACGGATCAGCCCGATTCGTTTCCTCAAGTATCGATCTGGGTGTGTGGCGTGCGATCGGGACAAGAAACGGAAATGAAACTGTCGCTGAGTTTTAG